In Pseudochaenichthys georgianus chromosome 6, fPseGeo1.2, whole genome shotgun sequence, a single window of DNA contains:
- the LOC117448508 gene encoding endonuclease domain-containing 1 protein: MTQKGAVFEQLLGSSLNCAIHQWIFKHGAEVQENLSPNCKQFLYMGTLPRGLQQLSFKKICQFYEGKPRFVTLFDTFSHIPIYSAYTFKRSDGSKKVDVPWMYEPQLSTVSDSREMQPFPSENLHKSFEDAQAVLEDYSNSVMFERGQLNPDEHQAEIHDKASTYTLTNVVPQVREFNIGPWKDHQHMIRRRLNNYCRGTAYIVTGVTTSGHSIRRHNINRLGIPTYLWSAYCCIDFDHNAPFSERSKFPVFAAHGLNDREDNKVQEMTVQQLENFLKKVTYVDSSFQIFYDNCVALNSAMP; the protein is encoded by the exons ATGACTCAGAAAGGAGCTGTGTTTGAGCAGCTTTTAGGATCTTCTCTGAACTGTGCCATCCACCAATGGATTTTCAAGCATG GAGCAGAGGTGCAGGAAAACCTCTCTCCCAACTGTAAACAGTTCCTGTACATGGGCACGCTGCCTCGAGGGCTTCAGCAGCTGTCTTTTAAAAAGATTTGCCAGTTCTACGAGGGCAAACCACGATTCGTCACCCTGTTCGACACCTTCAGCCATATCCCCATTTATTCTGCGTACACCTTCAAGCGCTCAGACGGCTCCAAGAAGGTGGATGTGCCTTGGATGTATGAACCACAG CTCTCCACAGTGTCTGATTCACGTGAGATGCAGCCCTTCCCTTCAGAAAACCTTCACAAGAGCTTTGAGGATGCTCAGGCCGTGCTTGAAGACTACTCCAACAGTGTCATGTTTGAACGTGGTCAGCTGAATCCGGACGAGCACCAGGCCGAGATCCATGACAAAGCCTCCACCTACACGCTGACAAACGTGGTCCCTCAGGTCAGAGAGTTCAACATTGGCCCCTGGAAAGATCACCAGCACATGATTCGCAGGCGGCTCAACAACTACTGTCGTGGCACCGCATATATAGTCACCGGGGTCACGACCTCTGGGCACAGCATCCGCAGACACAACATCAACCGCCTGGGCATCCCCACCTACCTGTGGTCGGCATACTGCTGCATCGATTTTGACCACAATGCACCATTCTCCGAGCGCTCAAAGTTTCCTGTGTTTGCCGCTCACGGGCTCAACGACAGGGAGGATAACAAGGTCCAGGAGATGACGGTGCAGCAGCTGGAGAACTTCCTGAAGAAGGTTACCTATGTCGACAGCTCTTTCCAGATCTTCTATGACAACTGCGTGGCTCTCAATAGTGCCATGCCTTGA